A single window of Aminivibrio sp. DNA harbors:
- a CDS encoding flagellar hook protein FlgE has protein sequence MLRSLMSGVSGVRGHQTLLDVVGNNIANVNTVGFKKSNVTFQDLMYQTSKGASAPGEARGGINPMQVGLGVNVAAIETIHSQGQLQFTGNRTDMAVEGDGYYVVSDGTNQLYTRAGNFILDANGNLVQSGTGYMVKGFGMSVNPIDPSSYTMGSNLMDINIPVGQKIPAKATELAGFRCNLDSRVDAYLPMGIETNDSSLTVNLGTDRYVLSNISGNSTQAGFLTLSTAAGATFPAGIVCAYDGIDTTSGYPLLNVTLTGAFADPTNPLTTDYDSSTGTLTLLNSSNQIVSKIELSGFMNIQMVTDSSSGTAVNYLVEFDDDAATGNRILNLWSETAADPETLEIPMNSDGTFQLAAATAIGGSPLSARATENGLGVTLLNGGVSVATLNQKIAGVHNTKLDVYDSLGNAHTLEVSWEKIDNNQWRWRAWLPSEPGITISNNTGIMEFNSDGKITAGSSGVIGLNFASLGAEDAAITLDFTGEAFGKDVMEGVTQYGSAYTTKGYFQDGYAMGILNDFAAGKDGTITGVYSNGVTIPLYRIALAQFSNPTGLSKVGSTAFASSNNSGLAQIVAAGEGGAGTIAGGTLEMANVDLSEEFVRLIIAQRGFQANARVVTTSDQVLEEVINIKR, from the coding sequence ATGCTTCGATCCCTTATGTCCGGCGTATCAGGCGTGCGGGGGCACCAGACCCTCCTCGACGTGGTCGGAAACAACATCGCCAACGTAAATACCGTGGGCTTCAAGAAATCGAACGTGACATTCCAGGACCTCATGTACCAGACCAGCAAGGGCGCTTCCGCCCCCGGCGAAGCACGAGGGGGCATCAACCCAATGCAGGTGGGCCTGGGAGTAAACGTAGCTGCCATCGAAACCATCCATTCCCAGGGACAGCTCCAGTTCACGGGCAACCGGACGGACATGGCCGTCGAGGGCGACGGGTATTACGTGGTCAGCGACGGAACGAACCAGCTCTACACCCGGGCAGGAAACTTCATCCTCGACGCGAACGGCAATCTTGTCCAGTCGGGCACAGGCTACATGGTCAAGGGTTTCGGCATGTCCGTGAACCCCATCGACCCATCCTCCTACACCATGGGTTCCAATCTCATGGACATCAACATCCCCGTGGGGCAGAAGATTCCCGCCAAGGCCACGGAGCTTGCCGGATTCCGGTGCAACCTCGACAGCCGCGTGGATGCCTACCTCCCCATGGGAATTGAAACCAACGACTCGTCCCTGACGGTGAACCTCGGAACCGACCGGTATGTGCTCAGCAACATTTCAGGAAACAGTACCCAGGCGGGATTCCTCACACTGTCAACCGCCGCGGGAGCAACCTTCCCCGCCGGGATAGTGTGCGCCTACGACGGAATCGACACCACGTCCGGATACCCCCTGCTTAACGTCACCCTGACCGGAGCCTTCGCCGATCCGACGAACCCTCTCACTACGGACTACGACTCGTCAACCGGCACCCTGACCCTGCTCAATTCTTCGAACCAGATCGTTTCGAAGATCGAACTCTCGGGGTTCATGAACATCCAGATGGTGACCGACTCCTCCTCGGGAACGGCCGTGAACTATCTCGTGGAGTTCGACGACGATGCCGCCACGGGGAACCGCATTCTCAATCTCTGGAGCGAAACGGCCGCCGACCCCGAGACCCTCGAGATCCCCATGAACAGCGACGGCACATTCCAGCTTGCCGCTGCCACGGCCATCGGAGGAAGTCCCCTGAGCGCCCGGGCCACCGAGAACGGTCTCGGGGTCACCCTTCTCAACGGGGGCGTATCGGTGGCCACGCTCAACCAGAAGATCGCCGGCGTGCACAACACGAAGCTCGATGTCTACGACAGCCTGGGCAATGCCCACACCCTCGAGGTGAGCTGGGAGAAGATCGACAACAACCAGTGGCGCTGGAGGGCATGGCTTCCGTCCGAACCCGGAATAACCATTTCGAACAATACGGGGATCATGGAATTCAATTCCGACGGAAAGATCACAGCGGGGTCCTCCGGGGTCATCGGGCTGAATTTCGCTTCCCTCGGTGCGGAGGACGCCGCCATCACCCTCGATTTCACCGGTGAGGCCTTCGGCAAGGACGTCATGGAGGGCGTGACCCAGTACGGATCCGCCTACACCACCAAGGGGTATTTCCAGGACGGCTATGCCATGGGCATCCTGAACGACTTCGCGGCGGGCAAGGACGGCACCATAACGGGCGTCTACAGCAACGGCGTCACCATTCCGCTGTACCGGATCGCCCTCGCGCAGTTCTCCAACCCCACGGGCCTTTCCAAGGTGGGCAGCACAGCCTTCGCGTCGAGCAACAACTCCGGGCTCGCCCAGATCGTGGCGGCAGGGGAAGGGGGAGCGGGAACCATTGCGGGGGGCACCCTGGAAATGGCCAACGTGGACCTCTCCGAGGAGTTCGTCCGGCTCATCATCGCCCAGCGCGGTTTCCAGGCCAACGCCAGGGTGGTCACCACCAGCGACCAGGTACTCGAAGAAGTCATCAACATCAAGCGGTAG
- a CDS encoding flagellar hook capping FlgD N-terminal domain-containing protein, translating to MTISAVTGGNEANYTAAADEALRDTNSELGKDAFLKILIAQLSNQDPLDPLKDKDFIAQMAQFSTLEQMTNMNKSIEQMNAVTKGSAVNYIGRVVEYLDDEGMSAYGTVAFVRFDTSGVILATTEEIEIPLEKVVAVG from the coding sequence ATGACCATATCGGCAGTAACCGGCGGAAATGAAGCGAACTACACGGCGGCCGCGGACGAAGCCCTCAGGGATACGAACAGCGAGCTCGGGAAGGATGCCTTCCTGAAGATACTCATCGCCCAGCTGAGCAACCAGGATCCTCTCGACCCGCTCAAGGACAAGGATTTCATAGCCCAGATGGCCCAGTTCAGCACCCTGGAGCAGATGACCAACATGAACAAGAGCATCGAACAGATGAATGCCGTTACCAAGGGCTCAGCGGTGAACTATATCGGCCGGGTGGTGGAGTATCTCGACGACGAGGGGATGAGCGCCTACGGCACGGTGGCCTTCGTCCGGTTCGATACATCGGGGGTTATCCTCGCCACCACAGAAGAAATCGAAATTCCCCTCGAAAAGGTCGTGGCGGTGGGCTGA
- a CDS encoding flagellar hook-length control protein FliK, whose protein sequence is MISPFSAAVQKKSASELFPDPVGTKLKPEGEKNDRFSRLLHRCEQGPTASSAETGPKDTPFPLPRAVFPAMLRGVTGADGGDDISTEIEGAEATSESIIARSADDISAEIEGTEAVLSLQETDLPFSGEIPEEETLSPEEELSLSGDLPQEGALGGESAAAGGVMVVRDDRLLHEKQGEPPAQEAVPRPGEEKGRSPLPADSSAELSPKESPFRQRGEAAGTGEEDGASPEKQLSGVLPGGKRASETVPRNDNAEQEETAGALATDRTQERQERNGGAEDRGNRPSASASGKESVLPGTSKNGDGEKGEGRQSFSGKNDDPGAALFVQRPAQGPAGVRVAASPFPGGFARELALAGRGGAALEDGMHNVVRFMRAEGHHRASMIVDPPALGRVEIELAATTGGVEASIRVGNEQLRQLVQDQIALLRTHLQQQGVQVAEFTVDIRDSGGDGSRGAHDRTKGRNVRAAAGTGETEEDAPSFAVDLEQGLLHWVA, encoded by the coding sequence CCCGGATCCGGTCGGAACAAAACTGAAACCCGAAGGAGAAAAGAACGACCGGTTCTCCCGATTGCTTCACCGGTGCGAGCAGGGGCCGACGGCTTCTTCTGCGGAAACCGGACCGAAGGACACTCCCTTCCCTTTGCCCCGCGCGGTTTTTCCGGCGATGCTCCGGGGAGTGACCGGAGCCGACGGAGGGGACGATATCTCCACGGAAATCGAAGGGGCGGAAGCCACGAGCGAGAGCATAATTGCCCGGAGCGCCGACGATATATCCGCGGAAATCGAAGGGACGGAAGCCGTCCTTTCCCTACAGGAAACCGACCTCCCTTTTTCGGGCGAAATCCCGGAAGAGGAAACGCTTTCGCCAGAAGAAGAACTTTCACTTTCCGGCGATCTCCCCCAGGAGGGTGCGCTTGGCGGCGAGTCGGCCGCTGCGGGCGGAGTAATGGTCGTCCGGGATGACCGGCTCCTCCATGAAAAGCAGGGAGAGCCTCCGGCACAGGAGGCAGTGCCCCGTCCGGGGGAAGAGAAAGGAAGATCGCCCCTTCCCGCAGATTCCTCTGCCGAACTATCGCCAAAGGAATCGCCGTTCCGTCAACGGGGTGAAGCTGCCGGCACCGGGGAGGAGGACGGTGCCTCCCCTGAAAAGCAACTCTCCGGCGTTCTTCCAGGCGGGAAACGGGCAAGTGAAACCGTTCCCCGCAACGACAACGCGGAGCAGGAGGAAACTGCCGGAGCCCTTGCGACGGACCGCACTCAGGAGCGACAGGAGAGGAACGGCGGCGCCGAAGATCGGGGCAACAGGCCGTCGGCCTCCGCTTCAGGAAAAGAGAGCGTTCTCCCGGGAACTTCAAAGAACGGAGACGGAGAGAAGGGCGAGGGACGGCAGTCCTTTTCCGGAAAGAACGACGACCCCGGAGCGGCCCTTTTCGTCCAGAGGCCGGCCCAGGGGCCGGCCGGAGTCCGTGTTGCTGCGTCTCCCTTCCCCGGCGGGTTCGCCCGGGAACTGGCTCTGGCCGGACGGGGCGGCGCCGCCCTCGAGGACGGAATGCACAACGTGGTGAGGTTCATGAGGGCGGAAGGACACCACCGGGCATCCATGATCGTTGATCCTCCCGCTCTCGGGCGGGTGGAGATCGAACTCGCCGCCACAACGGGCGGCGTGGAGGCATCCATAAGGGTCGGCAACGAACAGCTCCGTCAGCTGGTCCAGGACCAGATAGCCCTTCTGAGGACGCACCTTCAGCAGCAGGGCGTGCAGGTTGCCGAGTTTACCGTGGACATCAGGGACAGCGGCGGGGACGGCAGTCGCGGTGCCCATGACCGGACGAAGGGCAGGAATGTCCGCGCAGCGGCAGGAACAGGAGAAACGGAAGAGGACGCTCCATCCTTTGCGGTGGATCTTGAACAGGGCCTCCTTCACTGGGTGGCCTAG